A single window of Rhodococcus jostii RHA1 DNA harbors:
- a CDS encoding TauD/TfdA dioxygenase family protein, with the protein MSIDFAPEHVTDAEGSPNAASVVKLGAHIGARIDGVRLGGNLDPATVSLIRQALLEHKVIFFRGQEHLTDDSQYEFAELLGSPTTAHPTVTSRGTKVLPIDSDYGKANSWHTDVTFVDRIPKASILRAVQLPTYGGSTTWASGVAAYNALPEPLKVLADNLWATHTNVYDYAATSAERTQDEKSKEYRAEFQSTYFETEHPVVRVHPETGERTLLLGHFVKSLVGLSSTQSQALFRVLQDHAISLEFTTRWNWQSGDVAIWDNRATQHYAVADYDDQYRRLNRITLAGDVPVNIRGERSRSVAGDASGYSVIDEP; encoded by the coding sequence ATGTCCATCGATTTCGCGCCCGAGCACGTGACAGACGCCGAGGGTTCCCCGAACGCGGCGAGCGTCGTCAAGCTCGGTGCCCACATCGGCGCCCGGATCGACGGCGTCCGGCTCGGCGGCAACCTCGACCCCGCCACCGTGTCGCTCATCCGCCAGGCCCTGCTCGAGCACAAGGTGATCTTCTTCCGTGGCCAGGAACATCTGACCGACGACTCGCAGTACGAGTTCGCGGAGCTTCTGGGTTCCCCCACCACGGCGCATCCGACCGTCACGTCGCGCGGCACCAAGGTGCTGCCCATCGACTCCGACTACGGCAAGGCCAACAGCTGGCACACCGACGTCACGTTCGTCGATCGCATCCCGAAGGCGTCGATCCTGCGCGCCGTGCAACTCCCCACGTACGGCGGATCCACCACCTGGGCGTCGGGTGTCGCCGCCTACAACGCGCTGCCCGAGCCGCTGAAGGTCCTCGCCGACAACCTGTGGGCGACGCACACCAACGTCTACGACTACGCGGCGACCAGCGCGGAACGCACGCAGGACGAGAAGTCGAAGGAGTACCGCGCCGAGTTCCAGTCCACGTACTTCGAGACGGAGCATCCGGTGGTGCGGGTGCACCCCGAGACCGGCGAGCGCACGCTGCTGCTCGGTCACTTCGTCAAGAGCCTGGTCGGTCTGAGCAGCACCCAGTCGCAGGCGCTCTTCCGGGTTCTGCAGGATCACGCGATCTCGCTCGAGTTCACGACCCGGTGGAACTGGCAGTCGGGCGACGTGGCGATCTGGGACAACCGTGCCACTCAGCACTACGCCGTCGCCGACTACGACGATCAGTACCGGCGACTCAACCGCATCACCCTGGCCGGCGACGTCCCCGTCAACATCCGGGGCGAGCGCAGCCGCAGCGTCGCCGGCGACGCAAGTGGCTACTCCGTCATCGACGAGCCCTAA
- a CDS encoding ROK family transcriptional regulator — protein sequence MSTPTLSSPTRTGSASRFQRPVSRPRLHIVPPELRISDGPAAGVLRVARSRGPLSRDVAAKATGLSIATVNRQVSALLDLGLLRERGDLTPSGAIGRPRVPFEVNHEPYLTVGIHIGAVVTSIIASDLRGKVLGAVEVPTPQGASADALAGIARSARAFASRWHRRRPLWAGVALGGRVDPQTGVVDHPRLGWKSAQVGAIIATGLGLPVSVAAHVEAMAASELLLSPDSEDGVAQGETGLYFYARETAGIAITIDGRVHTPSSGPGSIAHLPTGSSAQCSCGSRGCLEATISDRAVISAALDAGILAESNQRPTMSALYKAASSGSVPAHELLVERAQVLGKTVAMLRDLFNPDRVILGGQAFTEYPAGIPHVAEAFAQASSLERRDIRISGFGNRVQEYASTVVSLSTIYSDPVGAMRRTSI from the coding sequence GTGTCTACCCCCACTCTTTCCAGCCCCACCCGGACCGGCTCCGCATCTCGATTCCAGCGGCCCGTGTCCCGTCCCCGTCTCCACATCGTTCCCCCTGAGCTGCGGATCAGCGACGGCCCGGCCGCCGGTGTTCTGCGGGTGGCCCGGTCTCGCGGGCCGCTGTCCAGGGACGTCGCCGCGAAAGCGACCGGCCTGAGCATCGCCACCGTCAACCGTCAGGTGTCGGCGCTCCTCGACCTCGGGCTGCTGCGCGAACGTGGCGACCTCACGCCGTCCGGCGCCATCGGTCGTCCGCGGGTTCCGTTCGAGGTCAACCACGAGCCCTACCTGACAGTGGGCATCCACATCGGCGCGGTCGTGACCAGCATCATCGCCAGTGACCTGCGCGGGAAGGTCCTCGGCGCGGTCGAGGTACCCACCCCGCAGGGAGCGTCCGCCGACGCACTCGCCGGCATCGCACGCAGCGCGCGGGCCTTCGCCTCCCGCTGGCATCGGCGTCGCCCGCTGTGGGCGGGTGTCGCACTCGGCGGTCGCGTCGATCCGCAGACCGGTGTCGTCGACCATCCCCGGCTGGGATGGAAGTCCGCCCAGGTCGGCGCCATCATCGCAACCGGACTCGGGTTGCCCGTCTCCGTCGCGGCGCACGTCGAGGCGATGGCCGCATCCGAACTGCTGCTGAGCCCGGACAGCGAAGACGGTGTCGCGCAAGGCGAAACGGGCCTGTACTTCTACGCCCGCGAGACGGCAGGCATCGCGATCACCATCGACGGCCGCGTTCACACTCCGTCGAGCGGTCCCGGATCGATCGCGCACTTGCCGACGGGCTCGTCGGCGCAGTGCTCGTGCGGTTCACGCGGGTGCCTCGAGGCGACGATCAGCGATCGCGCGGTCATCTCCGCCGCCCTCGATGCGGGCATCCTGGCTGAGTCGAACCAGCGGCCGACGATGAGTGCGCTCTACAAGGCGGCGTCGTCGGGTTCCGTTCCCGCGCACGAACTTCTGGTGGAACGTGCTCAGGTGCTCGGGAAGACGGTCGCCATGCTGCGGGACCTGTTCAACCCGGACCGGGTGATCCTCGGAGGCCAGGCGTTCACCGAGTACCCGGCCGGTATCCCGCACGTCGCCGAGGCCTTCGCGCAGGCATCGTCGCTGGAGCGCAGGGACATTCGCATTTCCGGATTCGGCAACCGGGTGCAGGAGTACGCCTCGACGGTGGTGTCGCTGAGCACCATCTACTCCGATCCGGTCGGAGCGATGCGCCGGACGTCGATCTAG
- a CDS encoding PIG-L family deacetylase, producing the protein MSVLVCFHAHPDDEVFTTGGVMRQAADAGHRVVVVTATDGALGEAPDGILTDGESLAERRRRELEESTSLLGAQRVVLLHYADSGMAGTPENENPAAFCNVDVEEAAARLAAILVEESADVITIYDPNGGYGHPDHVQVHHVGIRAAELAGVPHVYEAAVSRDHIRRLMAANPEWSENTKPPDLDTFGLPDSEITTVVDVTSAMDAKRAAMHAHATQIGDFGPFLQMPEEQLRAAFGQEWFRRRGAPAGLAESSLPL; encoded by the coding sequence ATGAGTGTCCTGGTGTGTTTCCACGCCCATCCCGACGACGAAGTGTTCACGACGGGCGGCGTGATGCGTCAGGCCGCCGACGCCGGTCATCGCGTCGTCGTGGTCACCGCGACGGACGGGGCGCTCGGCGAGGCCCCCGACGGGATCCTGACCGACGGCGAATCACTCGCCGAGCGCCGGCGCCGCGAGCTGGAGGAGTCGACGTCGCTGCTCGGCGCCCAGCGTGTGGTGTTGCTGCACTACGCGGATTCCGGGATGGCGGGAACGCCGGAGAACGAGAACCCTGCGGCGTTCTGCAACGTCGACGTCGAGGAGGCCGCCGCCAGGCTGGCCGCGATCCTCGTCGAGGAATCCGCCGACGTGATCACCATCTACGACCCCAACGGTGGCTACGGCCATCCCGATCATGTGCAGGTCCACCACGTGGGCATCCGGGCCGCCGAACTGGCCGGTGTGCCGCACGTCTACGAGGCCGCCGTCAGCCGCGACCACATCCGGCGACTCATGGCCGCGAATCCGGAGTGGTCCGAGAACACCAAGCCACCGGACCTCGACACGTTCGGTCTGCCGGACTCCGAGATCACCACGGTCGTGGACGTCACGTCGGCCATGGACGCCAAGCGCGCCGCGATGCACGCGCACGCCACCCAGATCGGGGACTTCGGCCCGTTCCTGCAGATGCCCGAGGAGCAGTTGCGCGCGGCGTTCGGTCAGGAATGGTTCCGCCGTCGCGGGGCACCGGCCGGGCTTGCGGAGTCTTCGCTGCCCCTCTGA
- a CDS encoding SDR family NAD(P)-dependent oxidoreductase: protein MTFSPDTRIAVVTGASSGIGEATARTLAAQGFHVVIGARRLDRLEKIAEDIGGTALELDVTDQDSVDAFSAVLPRVDVLVNNAGGAKGLATVAEADLDDWRWMWETNVLGTLRITKALLPKLIESGDGLIVTITSLAALEAYDNGSGYTTAKHAEAVLHRTLRGELLGKPVRLTEIAPGAVETEFSLVRFEGDQERADKVYEGITPLVAADVADVVGFVASRPSHVNIDQIVVKPRDQASSGRFHRTT from the coding sequence ATGACCTTTTCACCTGACACCCGCATCGCCGTCGTCACCGGGGCGAGCTCCGGAATCGGAGAAGCCACCGCCCGCACCCTGGCCGCGCAGGGATTTCATGTGGTCATCGGGGCCCGGCGACTGGATCGTCTGGAGAAGATCGCCGAAGACATCGGCGGTACCGCGCTCGAACTCGACGTCACGGACCAGGATTCCGTGGACGCGTTCAGCGCGGTACTGCCGAGGGTCGACGTGCTCGTGAACAATGCGGGCGGCGCCAAGGGACTGGCCACCGTCGCCGAGGCCGATCTCGACGACTGGCGGTGGATGTGGGAGACCAATGTCCTGGGCACCCTTCGGATCACCAAGGCGCTGCTGCCGAAGTTGATCGAGTCGGGTGACGGTCTGATCGTCACCATCACGTCGCTGGCCGCGCTCGAGGCGTACGACAACGGTTCCGGATACACGACCGCCAAGCACGCGGAGGCCGTCCTGCACCGCACGCTGCGCGGAGAACTGCTCGGCAAGCCGGTCCGTCTCACCGAAATTGCGCCGGGCGCAGTGGAAACCGAATTCTCGCTGGTGCGTTTCGAAGGCGACCAGGAGCGTGCCGACAAGGTCTACGAGGGCATCACCCCGCTCGTCGCCGCGGATGTCGCGGACGTCGTCGGGTTCGTCGCGTCGCGGCCCTCCCACGTGAATATCGACCAGATCGTCGTCAAGCCACGAGATCAGGCTTCGTCCGGGCGTTTTCACCGCACGACGTAG
- a CDS encoding UDP-N-acetylmuramate dehydrogenase yields the protein MWDVSIVSQLVDSGAHATENLELSGMTTLRVGGPARIVAECPTTQVLVDVVRLLDAAHIPTLILAGGSNLVVGDDGFDGVVVRVCNTTVGLEEGFVTAEAGAEWDRVVAQTVAAELGGLECLSGIPGSTGATPVQNVGAYGVEVGSMLRRVHLLDRRTGEARWVEPDALGLGYRTSVLKHSDAALVLAVELTVHPDGLGEPLRYRELVSALDSAEGDRLPSTQVRDAVLDLRRGKGMVLDPDDHDTWSAGSFFTNPVVPDGELVNVLAAIETRLGDVAVPRYPADGGTKLSAGWLIERAGFSKGYPGENAVARLSTKHTLALTNRGAAKSEDLLALARDVRDGVQSAFGVRLEPEPVTVGCAI from the coding sequence GTGTGGGACGTGAGCATTGTCAGTCAACTCGTCGATTCGGGCGCACACGCGACCGAGAACCTCGAACTGTCGGGGATGACCACGCTGCGCGTGGGCGGGCCGGCGCGGATCGTGGCGGAGTGCCCGACCACGCAGGTCCTCGTCGACGTGGTGCGTCTCCTCGACGCCGCGCACATCCCGACACTGATCCTCGCCGGCGGCTCCAATCTGGTGGTCGGGGACGACGGATTCGACGGTGTGGTCGTGCGTGTGTGCAACACCACCGTCGGACTGGAGGAGGGATTCGTCACTGCCGAGGCGGGCGCCGAGTGGGATCGGGTGGTCGCGCAGACCGTCGCCGCCGAGCTGGGCGGGCTCGAATGCCTGTCGGGGATTCCCGGGTCGACCGGTGCCACCCCGGTGCAGAACGTGGGCGCGTACGGCGTCGAGGTGGGGTCGATGCTGCGGCGGGTCCACCTCCTCGATCGACGCACCGGTGAGGCGCGCTGGGTCGAACCCGACGCCCTCGGTCTCGGTTACCGCACGAGCGTCCTCAAGCACTCCGACGCCGCCCTGGTGCTGGCCGTGGAACTGACCGTGCACCCCGACGGACTCGGCGAGCCGCTGCGCTACCGCGAACTGGTCTCCGCGCTCGATAGTGCCGAGGGCGACAGGTTGCCGTCGACGCAGGTCCGCGACGCCGTGCTGGACCTGCGGCGGGGCAAGGGCATGGTCCTGGATCCCGACGATCACGACACCTGGAGCGCGGGCTCCTTCTTCACCAACCCCGTCGTGCCCGACGGCGAGTTGGTGAATGTTCTCGCAGCAATCGAGACCCGCCTCGGCGACGTCGCCGTTCCCCGGTACCCGGCCGACGGCGGAACCAAGTTGTCTGCGGGGTGGCTGATCGAGCGGGCCGGCTTCTCGAAGGGGTACCCCGGCGAGAACGCTGTCGCGCGGCTGTCGACCAAGCACACCCTTGCGTTGACCAATCGAGGTGCTGCGAAGAGCGAGGACCTGCTGGCATTGGCTCGCGATGTACGGGACGGCGTCCAGTCGGCGTTCGGTGTCCGGCTCGAACCCGAACCGGTGACGGTGGGCTGCGCGATCTGA
- a CDS encoding cysteine hydrolase family protein, with protein sequence MTHWRQNSDPFLAPDLGRSALLVVDTQVDFVDGGTAPIPGTSAVLPAIARLVDAYREASAPIVHVVRLYEGDDVDLCRRRVIAAGLVIARPGTAGSQVAPELGVPPLDPESLLGGRLQTVSPTEHILFKPRWSSFYRTELDDRLRQWRVDTVVIAGCNYPNCPRATIFDASERDYKVLVAADAISGVDARHLEEAGRIGVLHAETDEIVEALQPPELEVIS encoded by the coding sequence GTGACCCACTGGCGGCAGAACTCGGATCCGTTCCTCGCTCCCGATCTCGGCCGGTCCGCGCTGCTCGTCGTCGACACGCAGGTGGACTTCGTGGACGGCGGGACGGCGCCGATTCCCGGCACGTCGGCGGTGTTGCCCGCGATCGCGCGTCTCGTGGACGCCTACCGGGAGGCCTCGGCCCCGATCGTGCACGTCGTCCGGTTGTACGAGGGCGACGACGTGGACCTGTGCCGGCGCCGCGTGATCGCGGCCGGACTCGTCATCGCCAGACCGGGCACCGCGGGCTCCCAGGTGGCGCCGGAGCTGGGGGTGCCACCGCTCGACCCCGAGTCGCTCCTCGGCGGCAGGCTCCAGACCGTATCGCCCACCGAGCACATCCTGTTCAAACCCCGGTGGAGTTCGTTCTACCGCACTGAACTCGACGACCGCCTGCGCCAGTGGCGGGTCGACACCGTGGTGATCGCGGGATGCAACTATCCCAACTGCCCGCGCGCCACGATCTTCGACGCCAGCGAACGCGACTACAAGGTGCTCGTCGCCGCCGATGCGATCTCGGGCGTCGACGCGCGTCACCTGGAGGAGGCTGGGCGAATAGGGGTTCTCCACGCGGAGACCGACGAGATCGTCGAGGCATTGCAGCCACCCGAGCTCGAGGTGATCAGCTGA
- a CDS encoding DUF742 domain-containing protein: MTVSDENWPLIGATGARFGSAGRRRSARKEQDPSPPQSAEWVEPAPAEDAPEQVGPVSEPADRTPEVADSPAVESTEWVAPEGTVSIVRPFILTGGRTESGVDLPLEAVIVARADGDTVVDGMLAPDELRRVFALCAEPRSVAEIASLASIPLGVARVLVGDLAAVGAVTVNETARSTGPDRKLMERVLDGLRKL, translated from the coding sequence ATGACTGTGAGCGATGAGAACTGGCCGTTGATCGGCGCGACAGGGGCGCGCTTCGGATCAGCCGGCCGGCGCCGCAGCGCCAGGAAAGAGCAGGACCCGAGCCCGCCGCAGTCGGCCGAATGGGTGGAACCCGCCCCGGCCGAGGACGCTCCCGAGCAGGTCGGACCCGTGTCCGAACCCGCGGATCGGACTCCCGAGGTGGCCGACAGTCCTGCTGTCGAGTCCACCGAGTGGGTGGCGCCCGAGGGCACCGTCTCCATCGTCCGGCCGTTCATTCTCACGGGCGGGCGGACCGAGTCCGGGGTCGATCTGCCACTGGAGGCGGTCATCGTCGCCCGCGCGGACGGCGACACCGTGGTGGACGGAATGCTTGCACCGGACGAACTGCGCCGCGTCTTCGCGCTGTGCGCCGAACCGCGGTCGGTGGCCGAGATCGCGTCGCTCGCGTCGATCCCGCTCGGGGTCGCGCGCGTACTTGTCGGCGACCTCGCAGCGGTCGGGGCGGTCACCGTGAACGAGACGGCCCGGTCCACCGGCCCGGACCGGAAACTGATGGAACGCGTCCTCGACGGGCTGCGCAAACTCTGA
- a CDS encoding tocopherol cyclase family protein — protein MSRLLRTYRATGADLPFGNLLAAHDVAMEGYFWRFTQPATGQVVIALAGINRAADGHWATLGLAGHPTRFLRTAAHPEGYANPAGLGAFAGDAFRGSVDRVWVDLGRDARLDVRVGAQVPWLRRRLGGSSVFQTVPALNQYWHPWLLGGRAEGTAVLGGTEIDLDGAQVYGEKNWGKGGFPESWWWGQAQGFADRQACVAFAGGEITAGGLHTEVTAVVVALPDGTVFRLGNPVTSPVRAHVTDDRWSLRGRNRTWSVEIEGGSPLSSAHVLPVPLPAERRNIPGALEHLAGSMSVTVRRRGELVWADESPLAALEHGGIERARAELRRRGAPPDATSAPPLS, from the coding sequence ATGTCGCGACTGCTGCGGACGTACCGCGCCACGGGAGCGGATCTGCCGTTCGGCAACCTCCTCGCCGCGCACGACGTCGCGATGGAAGGCTATTTCTGGCGGTTCACCCAGCCCGCGACGGGACAGGTCGTCATCGCGCTGGCGGGTATCAACCGGGCCGCGGACGGGCACTGGGCGACGCTCGGTCTCGCCGGTCATCCCACCCGGTTCCTGCGGACCGCCGCGCATCCGGAGGGCTACGCCAACCCGGCCGGACTCGGCGCGTTCGCAGGCGACGCGTTCCGCGGGTCCGTCGACCGCGTGTGGGTGGATCTCGGGCGGGACGCCCGCCTCGACGTCCGGGTCGGCGCCCAGGTTCCGTGGCTGCGGCGCAGGCTCGGCGGGTCGAGTGTGTTCCAGACCGTGCCCGCACTGAACCAGTACTGGCACCCGTGGCTACTCGGCGGCCGGGCCGAGGGAACGGCCGTGCTGGGCGGCACCGAGATCGACCTCGACGGTGCCCAGGTCTACGGCGAAAAGAATTGGGGCAAGGGCGGATTCCCCGAATCCTGGTGGTGGGGCCAGGCTCAGGGTTTCGCCGACCGGCAGGCATGTGTCGCGTTCGCGGGCGGCGAGATCACCGCGGGCGGGCTGCACACCGAGGTCACGGCCGTCGTCGTCGCGCTGCCCGACGGCACCGTGTTCCGCCTCGGCAACCCGGTCACCTCCCCCGTCCGGGCGCACGTCACGGACGATCGGTGGTCGCTGCGGGGCCGCAATCGCACGTGGAGCGTCGAAATCGAGGGCGGTTCCCCGCTGAGCTCGGCACACGTGCTGCCGGTTCCACTTCCCGCCGAGCGTCGCAACATCCCCGGCGCCCTCGAGCACCTCGCCGGCTCGATGAGTGTGACGGTCCGCCGTCGCGGTGAGCTCGTCTGGGCCGACGAATCACCACTCGCCGCGTTGGAACACGGCGGTATCGAGCGGGCCCGCGCGGAGCTGCGCAGGCGGGGTGCGCCACCGGATGCGACATCGGCGCCGCCGCTCAGCTGA
- a CDS encoding DUF2505 domain-containing protein, translating to MSRRIEHSSSYAFPVAQVHAGLITAQYWRDRLDRVGGPGATLDEVTTGPGTISVAMSQSIPAEHLPSIVSKVRSGDLVIKRTETWGTLDGDHAEGTFTAEVVGAPATISGTQTLTEDGSRSKVQVEGKADVRIPLIGGKIESAIADEVLRLIAKEQEFTEQWLQG from the coding sequence GTGAGTCGCCGCATCGAGCATTCGTCGTCCTATGCGTTTCCCGTCGCCCAGGTCCATGCGGGCCTGATCACCGCGCAGTACTGGCGCGACCGTCTCGACCGGGTGGGAGGACCGGGGGCAACCCTGGACGAGGTCACGACCGGCCCCGGCACCATCTCGGTGGCCATGTCGCAGTCGATCCCCGCCGAGCACCTGCCCAGCATCGTCTCGAAAGTCCGTTCCGGCGATCTCGTGATCAAGCGCACGGAGACGTGGGGCACGCTCGACGGCGATCACGCCGAGGGCACGTTCACGGCCGAGGTCGTGGGTGCGCCTGCGACGATCTCCGGGACCCAGACGCTGACAGAGGACGGTTCCCGGTCGAAAGTGCAGGTCGAAGGCAAGGCCGACGTCAGGATCCCCCTGATCGGCGGCAAGATCGAGAGCGCGATCGCGGACGAGGTCCTCCGGCTGATCGCGAAGGAGCAGGAGTTCACGGAGCAGTGGCTCCAGGGCTGA
- a CDS encoding L,D-transpeptidase, translated as MHELGSRTSRSRVALIATALIAFLVVLTGCTVGSESGTATAPPEPAVEVTQNPASGTEDVNPVAPISATASQGTFTDISLVNAEGRAVQGVLSPDRTTFTVGEALGYGATYTWKGTALGTDGKSVAVDGSFTTVEPDETIGATLNIADGQEVGIAAPIIVQFHESVEDKAAVEKAMTVTTNPPTPGSWAWLPDDNGSRAHWRPQNYWAPGTTVSLDARLYGLDFGGGAYGAEDLSLNFTVGRSQIVIANAPSHRMQVVRGGETIMDIPVSYGEGNEARNVTRSGIHMVTEKHEDFLMSNPPFYENVRERWAVRISNNGEFIHANPETIGVQGSSNVTNGCINLSLGDAQQYFGTAMYGDPVEVTGTSIDLSAADGDIYDWALSWPEWQSMSALA; from the coding sequence GTGCATGAACTGGGTTCTCGGACAAGTCGGTCGCGCGTCGCGTTGATCGCGACGGCGCTGATCGCGTTTCTCGTTGTGCTGACCGGATGCACGGTCGGCTCCGAGTCGGGAACCGCCACCGCGCCGCCCGAACCGGCAGTCGAGGTCACCCAGAATCCGGCGTCGGGCACCGAGGACGTCAATCCGGTGGCGCCGATCTCCGCGACCGCGTCGCAGGGCACGTTCACCGACATCTCCCTCGTCAACGCCGAGGGGCGTGCCGTGCAGGGTGTGCTGTCACCCGACCGGACCACGTTCACCGTCGGGGAGGCGCTGGGCTACGGCGCCACGTACACGTGGAAGGGCACGGCGCTCGGCACGGACGGCAAGTCCGTCGCCGTCGACGGCAGCTTCACCACGGTCGAGCCCGACGAGACGATCGGCGCCACACTCAACATCGCCGACGGTCAGGAAGTCGGCATCGCCGCCCCGATCATCGTCCAGTTCCACGAGTCCGTCGAGGACAAGGCGGCGGTCGAGAAGGCGATGACCGTCACGACCAACCCGCCAACACCCGGCTCGTGGGCGTGGCTGCCCGACGACAACGGGTCGCGCGCGCACTGGCGTCCGCAGAACTACTGGGCACCCGGCACCACCGTGAGCCTGGACGCCCGGCTGTACGGACTGGACTTCGGCGGCGGCGCGTACGGCGCGGAGGATCTGTCGCTGAACTTCACCGTCGGTCGCAGCCAGATCGTCATCGCGAACGCGCCCAGCCACCGCATGCAGGTGGTGCGCGGCGGCGAGACCATCATGGACATCCCCGTCAGCTACGGCGAAGGCAACGAGGCCCGCAACGTCACTCGCAGCGGCATCCATATGGTGACCGAGAAGCACGAGGACTTCCTCATGTCCAACCCGCCGTTCTACGAGAACGTGCGCGAGCGCTGGGCGGTCCGCATCTCCAACAACGGCGAGTTCATCCACGCGAATCCCGAGACCATCGGCGTCCAGGGTTCGTCGAACGTCACCAACGGCTGCATCAACCTGTCCCTCGGGGACGCCCAGCAGTACTTCGGCACCGCGATGTACGGCGATCCCGTCGAGGTGACCGGAACGTCCATCGACCTCTCGGCCGCTGACGGCGACATCTACGACTGGGCCCTCAGCTGGCCCGAATGGCAGTCCATGTCGGCCCTCGCATAG
- a CDS encoding MFS transporter, protein MLGTYRQIFAAPGSAAFSAAGFVARVPIAMVGIGIVTMLSELRGDYALAGALAAVFALTYAFITPVVSRAVDRYGQSRVLPVASGISATSIAAMLLCVRFGTPDWVLFVWAVPAGCMPTIGAMVRARWTELYRGTPLLRTAFAFEAVVDELCFIAGPVVSVGLSVTVFPEAGPLAGLVLLVVGTLALVAQRGTEPPVHSATHDGRPSVVRTPAVWILVAVMVSMGTIFGVIDVGAIAFTRSHDAPASATVVLALFAAGSAVAGIVFGAIRVSASLRKQLMVAVLAVAVLTVPLLLADSIPALAVAYAVAGMTVAPIMIVTTGLVEQIVPAAALTEGITWIVTGLGVGVAVGSALAGRMIDEFGTTAGYAVAAVAALLASMVTPWLFVKQSASTERPSSTR, encoded by the coding sequence GTGCTCGGTACCTATCGTCAGATCTTCGCCGCCCCCGGCTCCGCAGCGTTCTCGGCCGCAGGATTCGTTGCGCGCGTACCGATCGCCATGGTCGGCATCGGCATCGTCACGATGCTGTCCGAACTGCGCGGCGACTACGCACTCGCCGGTGCCCTCGCCGCGGTGTTCGCGCTGACCTACGCGTTCATCACCCCGGTCGTGTCCCGGGCGGTCGACCGGTACGGGCAGTCGCGAGTCCTTCCCGTAGCGTCGGGGATCAGCGCGACGTCCATCGCTGCGATGCTGCTGTGTGTCCGGTTCGGGACGCCCGACTGGGTGCTGTTCGTGTGGGCCGTCCCCGCCGGCTGCATGCCCACGATCGGTGCGATGGTGCGCGCCCGCTGGACCGAGCTGTACCGCGGCACGCCACTGCTGCGGACGGCGTTCGCGTTCGAGGCGGTGGTGGACGAACTGTGCTTCATCGCGGGACCCGTGGTCTCCGTCGGATTGTCCGTCACGGTGTTCCCCGAGGCGGGACCGCTCGCGGGCCTCGTCCTGCTGGTGGTCGGCACCCTCGCGCTCGTGGCGCAGCGCGGCACCGAACCGCCCGTGCATTCGGCAACGCACGACGGACGCCCGTCCGTCGTCCGGACGCCCGCCGTGTGGATCCTCGTGGCGGTCATGGTGTCGATGGGCACGATCTTCGGCGTCATCGACGTCGGTGCCATCGCCTTCACCCGAAGCCACGACGCACCCGCCTCCGCGACCGTGGTGCTGGCCCTGTTCGCGGCCGGTTCCGCGGTGGCGGGCATCGTGTTCGGCGCGATCCGGGTGTCGGCGTCGCTCCGGAAACAGCTGATGGTCGCAGTCCTCGCGGTGGCGGTTCTGACGGTTCCGCTGCTTCTCGCCGACAGCATTCCGGCGCTCGCCGTCGCCTACGCGGTGGCGGGGATGACGGTGGCGCCGATCATGATCGTCACGACCGGTCTCGTCGAGCAGATCGTGCCCGCGGCCGCGCTGACCGAGGGCATCACCTGGATCGTCACCGGGCTGGGTGTCGGCGTCGCGGTGGGGTCGGCGCTCGCGGGCCGGATGATCGACGAATTCGGCACGACCGCGGGTTACGCGGTGGCGGCGGTCGCCGCGCTGCTGGCCTCTATGGTGACCCCATGGCTATTCGTGAAACAGTCGGCGTCGACGGAACGCCCCTCGTCTACTCGGTGA
- a CDS encoding PaaI family thioesterase, giving the protein MNPPDLVATMPFAVHTGVRLTKAAPEEVVGHLEWEQHRTTAGNGMHGGALMTLADSVGAVCAFLNLPAGASTSTTSSSTVFTRGVRKGTVTATARPLHAGRTTVAVVTELRDDEDHLVAQVTQSQAVLHPQPGS; this is encoded by the coding sequence ATGAATCCCCCTGATCTCGTCGCGACCATGCCGTTCGCCGTGCACACCGGGGTTCGCCTCACCAAGGCCGCGCCCGAGGAGGTCGTCGGGCACCTCGAGTGGGAACAGCACCGCACGACCGCGGGAAACGGCATGCACGGCGGGGCGCTGATGACGCTTGCCGACAGCGTCGGAGCCGTCTGCGCGTTTCTCAATCTCCCGGCGGGAGCGTCCACCTCGACCACGAGTTCGAGCACGGTGTTCACCCGCGGCGTCCGCAAGGGCACCGTCACCGCGACCGCGCGTCCGCTGCACGCCGGACGAACCACGGTCGCCGTCGTCACCGAACTGCGGGACGACGAGGACCATCTCGTGGCGCAGGTGACGCAGTCGCAGGCGGTGCTGCACCCCCAGCCGGGAAGCTGA